A genomic segment from Nicotiana tabacum cultivar K326 chromosome 9, ASM71507v2, whole genome shotgun sequence encodes:
- the LOC107831705 gene encoding uncharacterized protein LOC107831705 isoform X2 has product MAQEARLNLRMQKELKLLLTDPPPCASFPSLTSSSSLSSIHAQIEGPEGTVYAKGLFNLKIQIPKRYPFQPPIVTFVTPIYHPNIDNGGRICLDILNLPPKSMEYKYNRQAFDQKARSMTQKYARAGASDFGGRDQEIQTLTNAREGHVEAKESHLPKFEVPGHFVNHKSLCGLSRKLSLDSAGRAQRHNAETVSEVPLDHILNKQMEVSKQAMEELRIKSNSNQDKVQKSTTKPSSEIVSPSKFRNDEKKDKEKCSTSLEPQSIFLNYADIQPLPLAIRNSGKTANPNNDLRNVSMNESTNKLLVKSTDFSQKNEDLGKLQFKPQFSAQLQSTASCHTLSLSKTPGHYNKQPDKNAADQNRNGFSTRHKKLGLTGRRHPSGTSSSSQRPQKGDKENLAPSQDLPLSGSDACIDSASSLSFTSQIGDSCAASTRKSSNPCGTSKKLPLETVEHFGEGKDNSFQMTSQSGKHSTAQVNHPLSCEQPNQVEDEYYNRNIKQQEKESPKCEAVIVLDSEESEDERSLHKRSKLSLVRKHVSGKRKAELWI; this is encoded by the exons ATGGCACAAGAGGCGCGACTGAACCTCCGAATGCAAAAGGAGCTTAAGCTCCTTCTCACTGACCCACCTCCCTGCGCCTCCTTTCCTTCTCTcacttcttcttcctctctttcctcCATTCATGCCC AAATTGAAGGCCCTGAAGGAACTGTGTATGCTAAAGGACTCTTTAACCTCAAAATTCAGATACCCAAAAG GTACCCGTTTCAGCCACCGATTGTGACTTTCGTAACGCCAATTTATCATCCAAATATTGACAATGGTGGCCGTATTTGCTTGGATATTCTCAATCTTCCTCCAAAG AGCATGGAGTACAAATATAATAGACAAGCTTTTGACCAGAAGGCAAGATCAATGACTCAAAAGTATGCTAGGGCTGGAGCAAGTGATTTTGGTGGTCGTGACCAAGAAATCCAAACTCTTACAAATGCAAGAGAAGGACAT GTTGAAGCCAAAGAATCACATTTACCAAAATTTGAGGTCCCTGGTCATTTTGTAAACCATAAGAGTTTATGTGGACTCAGCAGAAAGTTGTCGCTAGACTCTGCTGgacgagcacaaaggcataatGCTGAGACTGTGAGTGAAGTGCCTCTTGATCATATCTTAAATAAGCAGATGGAAGTTAGTAAACAAGCTATGGAAGAACTGCGTATTAAGAGTAACTCGAATCAGGATAAAGTACAAAAGAGCACCACGAAACCATCTTCAGAAATTGTTAGTCCATCTAAATTTAGGAATGATGAGAAGAAGGATAAAGAGAAATGTTCTACCAGCTTGGAACCCCAAAGTATTTTTCTGAATTATGCAGATATACAGCCATTGCCACTGGCTATAAGAAATTCTGGCAAAACTGCTAATCCAAATAATGACTTGAGAAATGTCAGCATGAACGAGAGTACAAATAAGCTGTTGGTAAAGTCAACTGATTTCAGCCAAAAAAATGAGGATCTTGGAAAATTGCAGTTCAAGCCTCAGTTCTCAGCCCAACTTCAGTCCACTGCATCATGTCATACTCTTTCATTGTCAAAGACCCCTGGTCATTACAATAAGCAACCTGACAAAAATGCTGCTGATCAAAACAGAAATGGTTTCTCCACAAGGCACAAGAAGCTGGGTTTAACTGGTAGGAGACATCCTTCCGGCACATCCAGTTCATCTCAACGTCCGCAGAAGGGTGACAAAGAGAACTTAGCCCCTTCTCAGGACCTACCCCTTTCAGGCTCTGACGCATGTATTGATTCAGCGTCCAGTTTATCTTTTACTTCACAAATTGGTGATTCTTGTGCTGCATCAACAAGGAAGTCATCTAATCCATGTGGGACATCCAAGAAGCTGCCACTAGAAACTGTAGAGCACTTTGGAGAGGGTAAGGACAATAGCTTTCAGATGACATCTCAATCTGGAAAACATTCCACAGCTCAAGTTAATCATCCCCTTTCGTGTGAGCAGCCCAACCAAGTCGAAGATGAATACTATAACAGGAACATCAAGCAACAGGAAAAAGAATCACCAAAATGTGAAGCAGTGATTGTGTTGGACAGTGAGGAAAGTGAAGATGAAAGGTCTCTTCATAAAAGGTCCAAGTTGTCGCTAGTTCGAAAACATGTGTCAGGTAAGCGAAAGGCTGAACTGTGGATTTGA
- the LOC107831705 gene encoding uncharacterized protein LOC107831705 isoform X1 yields MAQEARLNLRMQKELKLLLTDPPPCASFPSLTSSSSLSSIHAQIEGPEGTVYAKGLFNLKIQIPKRYPFQPPIVTFVTPIYHPNIDNGGRICLDILNLPPKGAWQPSLNISTVLTSIGLLLSEPNPDDGLMHDASMEYKYNRQAFDQKARSMTQKYARAGASDFGGRDQEIQTLTNAREGHVEAKESHLPKFEVPGHFVNHKSLCGLSRKLSLDSAGRAQRHNAETVSEVPLDHILNKQMEVSKQAMEELRIKSNSNQDKVQKSTTKPSSEIVSPSKFRNDEKKDKEKCSTSLEPQSIFLNYADIQPLPLAIRNSGKTANPNNDLRNVSMNESTNKLLVKSTDFSQKNEDLGKLQFKPQFSAQLQSTASCHTLSLSKTPGHYNKQPDKNAADQNRNGFSTRHKKLGLTGRRHPSGTSSSSQRPQKGDKENLAPSQDLPLSGSDACIDSASSLSFTSQIGDSCAASTRKSSNPCGTSKKLPLETVEHFGEGKDNSFQMTSQSGKHSTAQVNHPLSCEQPNQVEDEYYNRNIKQQEKESPKCEAVIVLDSEESEDERSLHKRSKLSLVRKHVSGKRKAELWI; encoded by the exons ATGGCACAAGAGGCGCGACTGAACCTCCGAATGCAAAAGGAGCTTAAGCTCCTTCTCACTGACCCACCTCCCTGCGCCTCCTTTCCTTCTCTcacttcttcttcctctctttcctcCATTCATGCCC AAATTGAAGGCCCTGAAGGAACTGTGTATGCTAAAGGACTCTTTAACCTCAAAATTCAGATACCCAAAAG GTACCCGTTTCAGCCACCGATTGTGACTTTCGTAACGCCAATTTATCATCCAAATATTGACAATGGTGGCCGTATTTGCTTGGATATTCTCAATCTTCCTCCAAAG GGAGCATGGCAGCCATCTTTGAATATTTCAACTGTCTTAACAAGTATAGGTTTGTTACTGAGTGAACCAAATCCTGATGATGGGTTAATGCATGATGCG AGCATGGAGTACAAATATAATAGACAAGCTTTTGACCAGAAGGCAAGATCAATGACTCAAAAGTATGCTAGGGCTGGAGCAAGTGATTTTGGTGGTCGTGACCAAGAAATCCAAACTCTTACAAATGCAAGAGAAGGACAT GTTGAAGCCAAAGAATCACATTTACCAAAATTTGAGGTCCCTGGTCATTTTGTAAACCATAAGAGTTTATGTGGACTCAGCAGAAAGTTGTCGCTAGACTCTGCTGgacgagcacaaaggcataatGCTGAGACTGTGAGTGAAGTGCCTCTTGATCATATCTTAAATAAGCAGATGGAAGTTAGTAAACAAGCTATGGAAGAACTGCGTATTAAGAGTAACTCGAATCAGGATAAAGTACAAAAGAGCACCACGAAACCATCTTCAGAAATTGTTAGTCCATCTAAATTTAGGAATGATGAGAAGAAGGATAAAGAGAAATGTTCTACCAGCTTGGAACCCCAAAGTATTTTTCTGAATTATGCAGATATACAGCCATTGCCACTGGCTATAAGAAATTCTGGCAAAACTGCTAATCCAAATAATGACTTGAGAAATGTCAGCATGAACGAGAGTACAAATAAGCTGTTGGTAAAGTCAACTGATTTCAGCCAAAAAAATGAGGATCTTGGAAAATTGCAGTTCAAGCCTCAGTTCTCAGCCCAACTTCAGTCCACTGCATCATGTCATACTCTTTCATTGTCAAAGACCCCTGGTCATTACAATAAGCAACCTGACAAAAATGCTGCTGATCAAAACAGAAATGGTTTCTCCACAAGGCACAAGAAGCTGGGTTTAACTGGTAGGAGACATCCTTCCGGCACATCCAGTTCATCTCAACGTCCGCAGAAGGGTGACAAAGAGAACTTAGCCCCTTCTCAGGACCTACCCCTTTCAGGCTCTGACGCATGTATTGATTCAGCGTCCAGTTTATCTTTTACTTCACAAATTGGTGATTCTTGTGCTGCATCAACAAGGAAGTCATCTAATCCATGTGGGACATCCAAGAAGCTGCCACTAGAAACTGTAGAGCACTTTGGAGAGGGTAAGGACAATAGCTTTCAGATGACATCTCAATCTGGAAAACATTCCACAGCTCAAGTTAATCATCCCCTTTCGTGTGAGCAGCCCAACCAAGTCGAAGATGAATACTATAACAGGAACATCAAGCAACAGGAAAAAGAATCACCAAAATGTGAAGCAGTGATTGTGTTGGACAGTGAGGAAAGTGAAGATGAAAGGTCTCTTCATAAAAGGTCCAAGTTGTCGCTAGTTCGAAAACATGTGTCAGGTAAGCGAAAGGCTGAACTGTGGATTTGA